The following coding sequences lie in one Isoptericola variabilis 225 genomic window:
- a CDS encoding glutathione S-transferase family protein, whose amino-acid sequence MNDAGTKDQERPEHGRGGTYTVKGQEFVRDSRYITTRITRDGADGYPVEPGRYRLIAARACPWANRAIIVRRLLGLEDAISLGLPGPTHDERSWTFDLDPGGKDPVLGIERLQEAYFRREPGYPRGITVPAIVDTRDGAVVTNDFAQITLDLSTEWTAFHRDGAPRLVPDDPDERAEMDSVMRRVYTEVNNGVYRCGFAGSQEAYDAAYARLWTALDWLEERLATRRYLMGDRITEADVRLFTTLVRFDAVYHGHFKCNRNKLSEMPVLWAYARDLFQTPGFGDTVDFVQIKQHYYVVHTDINPTQIVPQGPDLSGWLTEHGRDELGGKPWGDGGTPPPPVRDDERVAPGHNPLYPAEA is encoded by the coding sequence ATGAACGACGCCGGGACGAAGGACCAGGAGCGACCGGAGCACGGCCGTGGCGGCACGTACACCGTCAAGGGCCAGGAGTTCGTCCGCGACTCGCGGTACATCACGACGCGCATCACGCGCGACGGCGCCGACGGCTACCCCGTCGAGCCGGGCCGGTACCGGCTGATCGCCGCGCGTGCGTGCCCGTGGGCGAACCGGGCGATCATCGTGCGGCGCCTGCTCGGCCTCGAGGACGCGATCAGCCTCGGCCTGCCCGGCCCGACGCACGACGAGCGCAGCTGGACGTTCGACCTCGACCCCGGCGGCAAGGACCCCGTGCTCGGCATCGAGCGGCTCCAGGAGGCGTACTTCCGGCGCGAGCCGGGCTACCCGCGGGGCATCACGGTGCCCGCGATCGTCGACACGCGCGACGGCGCGGTCGTGACCAACGACTTCGCGCAGATCACGCTCGACCTGTCGACGGAGTGGACCGCGTTCCACCGCGACGGCGCGCCGCGCCTCGTCCCCGACGACCCGGACGAGCGCGCCGAGATGGACTCCGTCATGCGCCGCGTCTACACCGAGGTCAACAACGGCGTGTACCGGTGCGGCTTCGCCGGCTCGCAGGAGGCGTACGACGCCGCGTACGCGCGGCTCTGGACTGCCCTCGACTGGCTCGAGGAGCGGCTCGCGACGCGCCGCTACCTCATGGGAGACCGCATCACCGAGGCCGACGTCCGGCTGTTCACGACGCTCGTCCGGTTCGACGCCGTCTACCACGGCCACTTCAAGTGCAACCGGAACAAGCTCTCCGAGATGCCGGTGCTGTGGGCGTACGCGCGCGACCTGTTCCAGACGCCGGGCTTCGGCGACACCGTCGACTTCGTGCAGATCAAGCAGCACTACTACGTCGTGCACACCGACATCAACCCGACGCAGATCGTGCCGCAGGGGCCGGACCTGTCGGGCTGGCTCACCGAGCACGGGCGCGACGAGCTCGGCGGCAAGCCGTGGGGCGACGGCGGCACTCCCCCGCCGCCGGTGCGCGACGACGAGCGCGTCGCCCCGGGGCACAACCCGCTCTACCCCGCGGAGGCCTGA
- a CDS encoding NAD(P)/FAD-dependent oxidoreductase, whose translation MAVRDVEAVEVRVLDADDRDAQGFEVRTTEGSVSARRLLLATGVVDDLPGTPGVAELFGTVAAHCPYCHGHEFAGTRVGILGAGQHIGHTAGLMAPVASALTVFADGGELTADIAAVLETRRVDVVTEPVVRVEPHTLDDGRPGARVVLDGGTTVELGGLMVAPKQRQAAPFAEQLGLELRDSGSVAIDAFGRTSLPGVSAAGDLAHSADFPMAVSSVLAAAAAGQIAAAALGADLLSLGR comes from the coding sequence GTGGCGGTGCGCGACGTCGAGGCGGTCGAGGTGCGCGTGCTCGACGCGGACGACCGCGACGCGCAGGGCTTCGAGGTCCGCACCACGGAGGGCTCGGTGTCGGCGCGGCGCCTGCTGCTCGCGACCGGCGTCGTCGACGACCTGCCCGGAACGCCCGGCGTCGCGGAGCTGTTCGGCACGGTCGCGGCGCACTGCCCGTACTGCCACGGCCACGAGTTCGCGGGCACGCGCGTCGGGATCCTCGGTGCGGGCCAGCACATCGGGCACACCGCCGGGCTCATGGCGCCGGTCGCGAGCGCGCTCACGGTCTTCGCGGACGGCGGCGAGCTCACCGCCGACATCGCCGCCGTGCTCGAGACGCGCCGGGTCGACGTCGTGACCGAGCCCGTCGTGCGTGTCGAGCCGCACACCCTCGACGACGGCCGGCCCGGCGCGCGCGTCGTGCTCGACGGCGGCACGACGGTCGAGCTCGGCGGCCTCATGGTCGCACCGAAGCAGCGCCAGGCGGCGCCCTTCGCCGAGCAGCTGGGCCTCGAGCTGCGCGACTCGGGCTCGGTCGCGATCGACGCGTTCGGCCGCACGAGCCTCCCGGGGGTGTCCGCCGCGGGCGACCTCGCGCACTCGGCCGACTTCCCGATGGCCGTCTCGTCGGTGCTCGCCGCGGCCGCGGCCGGTCAGATCGCCGCCGCCGCCCTGGGCGCCGACCTGCTGTCGCTGGGGCGGTAG
- a CDS encoding DUF4126 domain-containing protein — protein MLELATGSGLALAAGLNAWIPLLGLGLLSRYTDLVTLPPAWAWLENGWVLVILAVLLSLEMVADKIPVVDSINDVVQTVVRPTAGGIAFGAGATSETTTVTDPATFVESGQWVPVVLGIVLALVAHATKAGARVVANTTTAGTAAPVVSAAEDVGSVGLSVAAVLLPVLVVPVLIALVVAAVLVWRGVRRRRQGRGAAWAEST, from the coding sequence ATGCTCGAGCTCGCCACCGGCAGCGGCCTGGCCCTGGCCGCGGGTCTCAACGCCTGGATCCCGCTGCTGGGGCTGGGCCTGCTGTCCCGGTACACGGACCTGGTGACGCTGCCGCCCGCGTGGGCGTGGCTCGAGAACGGCTGGGTCCTGGTGATCCTCGCGGTGCTGCTGTCGCTCGAGATGGTCGCCGACAAGATCCCCGTCGTCGACTCGATCAACGACGTGGTGCAGACGGTCGTGCGCCCGACGGCGGGCGGCATCGCGTTCGGCGCGGGCGCGACGTCGGAGACCACCACGGTCACGGACCCGGCGACGTTCGTCGAGTCGGGCCAGTGGGTGCCGGTCGTGCTCGGGATCGTGCTCGCGCTCGTGGCGCACGCGACCAAGGCGGGCGCGCGCGTCGTCGCCAACACGACGACGGCCGGCACGGCCGCGCCCGTGGTGTCGGCGGCCGAGGACGTCGGGTCGGTGGGGCTGTCGGTCGCGGCCGTGCTGCTGCCGGTGCTCGTCGTGCCGGTGCTGATCGCCCTCGTGGTGGCGGCCGTGCTCGTGTGGCGCGGCGTGCGGCGACGACGCCAGGGCCGCGGCGCGGCCTGGGCCGAGTCGACCTAG
- a CDS encoding ABC transporter ATP-binding protein, giving the protein MTVSTTTRPGLAAERVRWAAGSRLILDGVDVAAPAGAVTGLLGPNGSGKSTLLRIVAGVQPPDGGRVALVGPGSSDDLLAMPRRRRARTLALVEQDAGTDLPITVLDAVLLGRTPHRGVLAGPSDADRRVALAALDRAGALPLAERDVGTLSGGERQRVHVARALAQEPRVLLLDEPINHLDVAAQLATMRLVRSLADDGVTVLAALHDLSLAAATCDHVVLLAPGPTGGRVAAAGPVDEVLVPEVVDPVYGVRTTVLRHPSTGRPVLTFDDATP; this is encoded by the coding sequence ATGACCGTGTCCACGACGACCCGCCCGGGTCTCGCCGCCGAGCGCGTCCGCTGGGCCGCGGGCTCGCGCCTCATCCTCGACGGTGTCGACGTCGCCGCCCCGGCCGGTGCCGTCACCGGGCTGCTGGGCCCGAACGGGTCCGGCAAGTCGACGCTGCTGCGCATCGTCGCCGGGGTCCAGCCGCCCGACGGCGGACGGGTCGCTCTCGTGGGCCCCGGCTCGTCGGACGACCTGCTCGCCATGCCGCGCCGCCGCCGCGCCCGCACGCTCGCGCTCGTCGAGCAGGACGCCGGCACCGACCTGCCGATCACGGTGCTCGACGCCGTGCTGCTCGGCCGCACCCCGCACCGCGGCGTGCTCGCCGGCCCGTCCGACGCCGACCGGCGCGTCGCGCTCGCGGCGCTCGACCGCGCGGGCGCGCTGCCGCTCGCCGAACGGGACGTCGGCACGCTCTCGGGCGGCGAGCGCCAGCGCGTCCACGTGGCGCGCGCCCTCGCCCAGGAGCCGCGCGTCCTGCTGCTCGACGAGCCCATCAACCACCTCGACGTCGCCGCGCAGCTCGCGACCATGCGCCTCGTCCGCTCGCTCGCCGACGACGGCGTGACCGTCCTCGCCGCGCTGCACGACCTCTCGCTCGCCGCCGCCACGTGCGACCACGTCGTGCTGCTCGCCCCCGGCCCCACGGGCGGACGGGTCGCGGCGGCGGGGCCGGTCGACGAGGTGCTCGTGCCCGAGGTCGTCGACCCGGTGTACGGGGTGCGCACCACGGTGCTGCGCCATCCGAGCACGGGCCGCCCGGTGCTGACGTTCGACGACGCCACCCCCTGA
- a CDS encoding helix-turn-helix domain-containing protein: MTTIHDIGGLVRTVRWEAGLTQDVLAARAGVSRTTLTRIESGGRNPSLPMLERILAAAGKQVRIELDPLDADVRAAIAARRASDDPPATVEALLTLAALSDETPNLNTPPHRFEGVAAASLLGAPVPVDAVDVALADVPETWRWLTDRLCDLLFQVTPTGWRSWMPIGGVPHRRELARMPHDEAVARFARATELVRMQVLEECTDRRFTLTGPFDGPPARVRLVEPEELVRAVPVETELGTMRAQPLDEIQVADGHTQRVLQVLREELAGCAAPGADAR; encoded by the coding sequence ATGACGACGATCCATGACATCGGCGGGCTCGTCCGCACCGTCCGGTGGGAGGCAGGGCTCACCCAGGACGTCCTCGCCGCGCGGGCCGGCGTGAGCCGCACGACGCTCACGCGCATCGAGTCGGGCGGCCGCAACCCGTCTCTGCCCATGCTCGAGCGGATCCTCGCGGCAGCCGGCAAGCAGGTACGCATCGAGCTGGACCCGCTCGACGCCGACGTCCGCGCGGCGATCGCCGCCCGCCGCGCGAGCGACGACCCGCCGGCGACCGTCGAGGCGCTCCTCACCCTGGCCGCGCTGTCCGACGAGACGCCCAACCTCAACACGCCGCCGCACCGGTTCGAGGGCGTGGCCGCGGCGTCGCTGCTGGGCGCGCCGGTGCCGGTCGACGCGGTCGACGTCGCGCTCGCTGACGTGCCGGAGACCTGGCGCTGGCTCACCGACCGCCTGTGCGACCTGTTGTTCCAGGTGACGCCGACGGGATGGCGCTCCTGGATGCCGATCGGCGGCGTCCCGCACCGTCGCGAGCTCGCGCGCATGCCGCACGACGAGGCGGTCGCGCGGTTCGCCCGTGCGACCGAGCTCGTCCGGATGCAGGTCCTCGAGGAGTGCACCGACCGGAGGTTCACGCTCACGGGCCCGTTCGACGGCCCGCCCGCACGCGTCCGGCTCGTCGAGCCCGAGGAGCTCGTCCGGGCCGTTCCGGTCGAGACCGAGCTCGGCACGATGCGCGCGCAGCCGCTCGACGAGATCCAGGTCGCCGACGGGCACACGCAGCGCGTGCTCCAGGTCCTGCGCGAGGAGCTCGCCGGGTGCGCGGCACCGGGCGCGGACGCACGATGA
- a CDS encoding putative F420-0 ABC transporter permease subunit: protein MSDVRAPRRTTATGGAAVAAVVAAAVLVATVVVAVTIGPAALSPADVWHVVATRLGLGDVLGHAAPDRLVDGMVWQLRLPRVLTAAAVGAGLAVCGVVMQALTRNPLADPYLLGLSSGASLGAACVLVLGATVLLPVAAFVGATAALAATLLLAAAAGRGAGAGTGGLTPTRTVLAGLAVSQLAAAATSFVIFWSAKGDQYREILSWLMGSVAGATWTSVAIAGGAALVLGTLLASTGSMLDAFTFGDTAAAALGVPVARVRWVLLVGVALLTGALVSQSGSIGFVGLILPHAVRVLTGARHRALLPLSALCGATFLVWADTLARTVFEPRELPVGIVTAAIGAPVFALLLWRGRARS, encoded by the coding sequence ATGAGTGACGTGCGGGCGCCCCGCCGTACCACCGCGACCGGTGGTGCGGCGGTCGCGGCCGTCGTCGCGGCGGCCGTGCTCGTCGCGACCGTCGTCGTGGCCGTGACCATCGGCCCGGCCGCGCTGTCGCCCGCCGACGTGTGGCACGTCGTCGCGACCCGGCTCGGCCTGGGCGACGTGCTCGGCCACGCCGCGCCCGACCGGCTCGTCGACGGCATGGTCTGGCAGCTGCGGCTGCCCCGCGTGCTCACGGCCGCGGCCGTCGGCGCGGGCCTCGCGGTGTGCGGCGTCGTCATGCAGGCGCTCACGCGCAACCCGCTCGCCGATCCGTACCTGCTCGGCCTGTCCTCGGGCGCGAGCCTCGGCGCGGCGTGCGTCCTCGTGCTCGGCGCGACGGTCCTCCTGCCCGTCGCGGCGTTCGTCGGCGCGACGGCGGCGCTCGCCGCGACGCTGCTGCTCGCCGCGGCGGCAGGCCGCGGGGCGGGGGCCGGGACCGGTGGCCTCACGCCGACGCGGACGGTGCTCGCGGGTCTCGCGGTGTCCCAGCTCGCCGCGGCGGCGACGTCGTTCGTCATCTTCTGGTCGGCCAAGGGCGACCAGTACCGCGAGATCCTCTCGTGGCTCATGGGCTCGGTCGCGGGCGCCACGTGGACGTCGGTGGCGATCGCGGGAGGTGCGGCGCTCGTGCTCGGGACGCTGCTCGCCTCGACCGGCTCGATGCTCGACGCGTTCACCTTCGGGGACACGGCGGCCGCCGCGCTCGGCGTGCCGGTGGCGCGCGTGCGCTGGGTGCTGCTCGTCGGCGTCGCGCTCCTCACCGGTGCGCTCGTGTCGCAGTCCGGCTCGATCGGCTTCGTCGGCCTGATCCTCCCGCACGCCGTGCGCGTGCTCACCGGGGCCCGTCACCGGGCGCTGCTGCCGCTGTCCGCGCTGTGCGGCGCGACGTTCCTCGTGTGGGCGGACACCCTGGCCCGCACGGTGTTCGAGCCGCGCGAGCTGCCCGTGGGCATCGTCACGGCCGCGATCGGCGCGCCGGTGTTCGCCCTGCTGCTCTGGAGAGGACGGGCCCGCTCATGA
- a CDS encoding DUF6766 family protein produces MSAAQARGGSLLKENGLSLFFAAIFLASMTGQAFVGTAYFNREQLSGGLEPVGVGDYVLSSSYWVDITENWQSEFLQFLLFIVATVWFVQKGSPESKELEKAGRESDKDQKVGRHVQEDSPTWARAGGWKLSVYSHSLAIVMGAIFVGSWFAQSVAGAVAYSEEQLRNLQDPVTWTQYLALPEFWSRTIQNWQSEFLAVLAMVVLSIYLRERGSPESKPVGSAHQATGIQG; encoded by the coding sequence GTGAGCGCGGCACAGGCCAGGGGTGGCTCCCTGCTCAAGGAGAACGGCCTGAGCCTGTTCTTCGCCGCGATCTTCCTGGCCTCGATGACCGGGCAGGCGTTCGTCGGCACGGCGTACTTCAACCGCGAGCAGCTCTCCGGGGGCCTCGAGCCCGTCGGCGTGGGCGACTACGTGCTGTCGTCGTCGTACTGGGTCGACATCACGGAGAACTGGCAGTCCGAGTTCCTCCAGTTCCTGCTGTTCATCGTCGCGACGGTGTGGTTCGTGCAGAAGGGCTCGCCCGAGTCGAAGGAGCTCGAGAAGGCGGGCCGTGAGTCGGACAAGGACCAGAAGGTCGGGCGGCACGTGCAGGAGGACTCGCCCACGTGGGCGCGGGCCGGCGGCTGGAAGCTCTCGGTCTACTCGCACTCCCTCGCGATCGTCATGGGCGCCATCTTCGTCGGCTCGTGGTTCGCCCAGTCGGTCGCGGGCGCCGTCGCGTACAGCGAGGAGCAGCTGCGCAACCTCCAGGACCCCGTGACGTGGACGCAGTACCTCGCGCTGCCGGAGTTCTGGTCGCGCACGATCCAGAACTGGCAGTCGGAGTTCCTCGCGGTGCTGGCGATGGTCGTGCTGTCGATCTACCTGCGCGAGCGGGGGTCGCCGGAGTCCAAGCCCGTCGGCAGCGCCCACCAGGCCACCGGCATCCAGGGGTAG
- a CDS encoding right-handed parallel beta-helix repeat-containing protein has translation MNRSARRSSAAIGSLVLAGVAFAPLPAASADATVEDLVWESITFGQSTDLSFSANVLPEKVGVNHAVPDVPGTVEGEIFMESRGGKIAPGHDGLTFYHVELDPNEHNFVLSADVTLHQLGPETGANPSGQEGAGLMVRDVNGGARQDPMLPGFEEVPAASNIASTSIFRNGPVALVRTGVTEPWGSLGSERPVVALVPGSSSSSYQRYLDTPVRMTLERTDTEFVMTAEVDGVEHSHSLVGADWVQDIDPDTMTVGLYASRNAAVTFSNVELTLSEANTQPRPVAPAPVTPVTFTVTSPQHHGATAYPFSARASYDGTIDVAVDGETVVEQATVRAGEDFAATLALATGGNAVTATYTPTDPAAPSSVPLTRTLSVDVRELAAGDVLLAAPDGTPDGDGSAESPLDLVTAIRYVLPGQAVELLGGTYAPSSNVVIAAPYSGTADAPKALRPHDGADVTIDGRGTLSRVIQLDADHWHLSDLHVTRSASNGVRVSGSNNVLDGLLVNYNGDTGVQLSGPGSDPATWPAHNLVVDSESHDNRDASDINADGFAAKLGVGPGNVFRGNVAHHNIDDGWDLYNRTNEGPNFPITLEGNISYSNGTLSDGYNADGTSGSGFKLGGEGLPVAHVVRGNLAFDNNMDGFTDNFNPGRLEVSGNTSVDNKRFNFIFRINPYFTSDEQGVFRDNLSIRTDSPGTDGRDWVSGVVDATNLFHDGARTASTNGTFVVAPRDLVSLTAPASYARDDDGAIVWGDFGRPTFRSVLATAGTDGGHVGALAPAERPGKAGTGR, from the coding sequence ATGAACCGTTCCGCCCGCCGGTCGTCCGCCGCGATCGGCTCGCTCGTCCTCGCCGGGGTGGCGTTCGCTCCCCTGCCGGCAGCCTCGGCCGACGCCACGGTCGAGGACCTCGTCTGGGAGTCGATCACCTTCGGCCAGTCGACCGACCTCAGCTTCTCGGCCAACGTGCTGCCCGAGAAGGTCGGCGTCAACCACGCCGTGCCCGACGTGCCGGGGACGGTCGAGGGCGAGATCTTCATGGAGTCGCGCGGCGGCAAGATCGCCCCGGGCCACGACGGCCTGACGTTCTACCACGTCGAGCTCGACCCGAACGAGCACAACTTCGTCCTGTCCGCCGACGTCACGCTGCACCAGCTCGGGCCGGAGACGGGCGCGAACCCCAGCGGTCAGGAGGGCGCGGGCCTCATGGTGCGCGACGTCAACGGCGGCGCCCGTCAGGACCCGATGCTGCCCGGCTTCGAGGAGGTCCCGGCGGCGTCGAACATCGCCTCGACCAGCATCTTCCGCAACGGCCCGGTCGCCCTCGTGCGCACGGGCGTCACCGAGCCGTGGGGCAGCCTCGGCAGCGAGCGCCCGGTCGTCGCCCTCGTGCCGGGCTCCAGCAGCTCGAGCTACCAGCGCTACCTGGACACCCCGGTCCGCATGACGCTCGAGCGCACCGACACCGAGTTCGTCATGACCGCCGAGGTCGACGGCGTCGAGCACAGCCACAGCCTCGTGGGCGCCGACTGGGTCCAGGACATCGACCCGGACACCATGACGGTCGGGCTGTACGCGTCGCGCAACGCGGCGGTCACCTTCTCGAACGTCGAGCTCACGCTGTCGGAGGCGAACACGCAGCCGCGTCCGGTCGCGCCCGCGCCCGTCACGCCCGTGACGTTCACCGTCACCTCGCCGCAGCACCACGGCGCGACCGCGTACCCGTTCTCCGCGCGGGCGAGCTACGACGGGACGATCGACGTCGCCGTCGACGGCGAGACCGTCGTCGAGCAGGCGACCGTGCGCGCGGGCGAGGACTTCGCCGCGACGCTCGCCCTCGCGACGGGCGGCAACGCCGTCACGGCGACGTACACGCCGACCGACCCGGCCGCGCCGAGCAGCGTGCCTCTCACGCGCACGCTCTCGGTCGACGTGCGCGAGCTCGCCGCCGGCGACGTCCTCCTCGCCGCCCCCGACGGCACGCCCGACGGCGACGGCTCCGCGGAGAGCCCGCTCGACCTCGTCACCGCGATCCGGTACGTGCTGCCCGGCCAGGCGGTCGAGCTGCTCGGCGGCACCTACGCGCCGTCGTCGAACGTCGTGATCGCCGCGCCCTACTCCGGCACGGCCGACGCGCCCAAGGCGCTGCGCCCCCACGACGGCGCCGACGTGACGATCGACGGCCGCGGCACGCTCTCGCGCGTCATCCAGCTCGACGCCGACCACTGGCACCTCAGCGACCTGCACGTGACGAGGTCGGCGTCGAACGGCGTGCGCGTCTCCGGCTCGAACAACGTCCTCGACGGCCTGCTGGTCAACTACAACGGCGACACGGGCGTCCAGCTGTCCGGCCCGGGATCGGACCCGGCGACGTGGCCCGCCCACAACCTCGTCGTCGACAGCGAGTCGCACGACAACCGCGACGCGTCCGACATCAACGCCGACGGCTTCGCGGCCAAGCTCGGCGTCGGGCCGGGCAACGTGTTCCGCGGCAACGTCGCGCACCACAACATCGACGACGGCTGGGACCTGTACAACCGCACGAACGAGGGCCCGAACTTCCCGATCACGCTCGAGGGCAACATCTCCTACTCGAACGGCACGCTGTCCGACGGCTACAACGCCGACGGGACGTCCGGCAGCGGCTTCAAGCTCGGCGGCGAGGGCCTGCCCGTGGCGCACGTGGTGCGGGGCAACCTCGCGTTCGACAACAACATGGACGGCTTCACGGACAACTTCAACCCGGGCCGTCTCGAGGTGTCGGGCAACACGTCGGTCGACAACAAGCGGTTCAACTTCATCTTCCGGATCAACCCCTACTTCACCTCGGACGAGCAGGGCGTGTTCCGGGACAACCTGTCGATCCGCACCGACTCCCCCGGCACCGACGGACGGGACTGGGTCTCCGGCGTCGTGGACGCGACGAACCTGTTCCACGACGGCGCGCGCACGGCCAGCACGAACGGGACGTTCGTCGTCGCGCCGCGCGACCTCGTCTCGCTCACCGCCCCGGCGTCGTACGCGCGGGACGACGACGGCGCGATCGTCTGGGGCGACTTCGGCCGGCCGACGTTCCGGTCCGTCCTGGCGACGGCCGGCACCGACGGCGGGCACGTCGGCGCCCTCGCGCCGGCCGAGCGCCCGGGCAAGGCGGGCACCGGCCGCTGA
- a CDS encoding HhH-GPD-type base excision DNA repair protein, translated as MATDLWITGDAETDTLLSEDPFALLIGMLLDQQYPMEHAFAGPRKIRDRLGTLDPRAIADADPDEFVTLATTPPAIHRYGRSMAGRVQAVARAVVDEYDGDVTKIWTMPGAEGRPTGAEVLARLQALPGFGKQKAQIFLALLGKQRGIRPPGWQEAAGHYGDEGSRRSIADVTSAESLAEVRAFKKAQKAAAKAGS; from the coding sequence ATGGCTACCGACCTGTGGATCACCGGCGACGCCGAGACCGACACGCTGCTGAGCGAGGACCCGTTCGCCCTGCTGATCGGGATGCTGCTCGACCAGCAGTACCCCATGGAGCACGCGTTCGCGGGCCCGCGCAAGATCCGCGACCGGCTCGGCACGCTGGACCCGCGCGCGATCGCCGACGCCGACCCGGACGAGTTCGTCACGCTCGCGACCACTCCCCCGGCGATCCACCGGTACGGCCGGTCGATGGCGGGTCGGGTCCAGGCCGTGGCCCGCGCGGTCGTGGACGAGTACGACGGCGACGTCACGAAGATCTGGACCATGCCGGGCGCCGAGGGGCGGCCCACCGGGGCCGAGGTCCTCGCACGTCTGCAGGCGCTGCCGGGCTTCGGCAAGCAGAAGGCGCAGATCTTCCTCGCCCTGCTCGGCAAGCAGCGCGGCATCCGGCCGCCGGGCTGGCAGGAGGCGGCCGGGCACTACGGCGACGAGGGGTCGCGGCGGTCGATCGCGGACGTCACGAGCGCCGAGTCGCTGGCCGAGGTGCGCGCGTTCAAGAAGGCGCAGAAGGCCGCCGCGAAGGCGGGATCCTGA
- a CDS encoding putative F420-0 ABC transporter substrate-binding protein has translation MPRRAPAVALPLALSAVVGLLAACSSADADAPAAPAATTAGAASSYPLTLDNCGHDVTFDAPPERVVTIKSSTAEMLLALGLGDRIVGSAFLDGPVPDSLADAAAGTPVAEPFSDEVPGTEAVLALEPDLVYAGWESNVTADGAGDRDTLAQLGVSTYVSPAACKGEGYMPDPLTFDTVFAEIAEVGAIFDAADGAERLVAEQRATLESVVPDDRGLTALWYSSGSDIPYVGAGIGAPQMIMDAVGLENVAADVHDTWTSFSWEQIIEADPDVIVLVDALWNSADDKIERLESNPATAELTAVRDRRYLVVPFPATEAGVRNVDAVVDLADQLAGLDLDE, from the coding sequence GTGCCTCGTCGCGCCCCTGCCGTCGCCCTGCCCCTCGCCCTGTCCGCCGTCGTCGGCCTGCTCGCGGCCTGCTCGTCCGCCGACGCCGACGCGCCCGCCGCACCGGCCGCCACCACGGCCGGTGCCGCGTCGTCGTACCCGCTCACGCTCGACAACTGCGGCCACGACGTCACGTTCGACGCACCGCCCGAGCGCGTCGTCACGATCAAGTCGTCGACCGCCGAGATGCTGCTCGCGCTCGGCCTGGGCGACCGGATCGTCGGGTCCGCGTTCCTCGACGGCCCCGTGCCCGACTCGCTCGCCGACGCCGCCGCGGGCACGCCCGTGGCCGAGCCGTTCAGCGACGAGGTTCCCGGCACCGAGGCGGTGCTCGCGCTCGAGCCCGACCTCGTCTACGCCGGCTGGGAGTCGAACGTCACGGCCGACGGCGCAGGCGACCGCGACACGCTCGCCCAGCTCGGCGTGAGCACGTACGTCTCGCCGGCGGCCTGCAAGGGCGAGGGCTACATGCCCGACCCGCTGACCTTCGACACCGTCTTCGCCGAGATCGCCGAGGTCGGGGCGATCTTCGACGCCGCCGACGGCGCCGAGCGGCTCGTCGCCGAGCAGCGGGCCACGCTCGAGTCCGTCGTGCCCGACGACCGCGGCCTCACCGCCCTCTGGTACTCCTCCGGCAGCGACATCCCCTACGTCGGGGCCGGCATCGGCGCGCCGCAGATGATCATGGACGCGGTCGGGCTCGAGAACGTCGCGGCCGACGTGCACGACACGTGGACCTCGTTCTCGTGGGAGCAGATCATCGAGGCCGACCCCGACGTCATCGTCCTCGTCGACGCGCTGTGGAACTCCGCCGACGACAAGATCGAGCGCCTCGAGTCCAACCCCGCGACGGCGGAGCTCACCGCGGTGCGCGATCGGCGGTACCTCGTGGTCCCGTTCCCGGCCACCGAGGCCGGCGTGCGCAACGTCGACGCCGTCGTCGACCTCGCCGACCAGCTCGCGGGGCTCGACCTCGATGAGTGA
- a CDS encoding MerR family DNA-binding protein, protein MPDDVVRVGVILTSKTAGMSLDQVRALLDAEAEGRREVLTAHLAELDRRQAEMERSRHMTEHALACRAHDIATCPNFRAHVADLVDGDGRWPHPVPTAQASAG, encoded by the coding sequence GTGCCCGATGACGTCGTGCGCGTCGGCGTGATCCTCACGTCCAAGACGGCGGGCATGAGCCTCGACCAGGTGCGGGCGCTGCTCGACGCGGAGGCCGAGGGCCGGCGCGAGGTCCTCACCGCGCACCTCGCCGAGCTCGACCGGCGGCAGGCCGAGATGGAGCGCTCGCGGCACATGACCGAGCACGCGCTCGCCTGCCGCGCGCACGACATCGCGACCTGCCCGAACTTCCGCGCGCACGTCGCGGACCTGGTCGACGGCGACGGGCGCTGGCCGCACCCGGTGCCGACGGCTCAGGCCTCCGCGGGGTAG
- the cutA gene encoding divalent-cation tolerance protein CutA, with the protein MTDLVQVVTVVDSDDVANALVRDAVAARLAACGQVDGPLTSTYWWEGQVETATEWRATLKTTAERAAALEAFLVGQHPYDVPEVLTTPVTGGNPDYLRWVAGEVR; encoded by the coding sequence ATGACCGACCTCGTGCAGGTGGTGACGGTGGTGGACTCGGACGACGTCGCGAACGCGCTCGTGCGGGACGCGGTCGCGGCGCGGCTCGCCGCGTGCGGGCAGGTCGACGGGCCGCTCACGAGCACGTACTGGTGGGAGGGGCAGGTCGAGACCGCGACCGAGTGGCGGGCGACGCTCAAGACGACGGCGGAGCGCGCCGCGGCGCTCGAGGCGTTCCTCGTCGGGCAGCACCCGTACGACGTGCCCGAGGTGCTGACCACGCCGGTGACCGGCGGGAACCCCGACTACCTGCGATGGGTGGCCGGCGAGGTGCGCTGA